DNA sequence from the Cyanobium sp. WAJ14-Wanaka genome:
TGGTTTTCACCCACCAGCTCCTGGGAGCCATCTTTTTCCACCACCGCCGTGCCCTTGACCACGATCCAGTGCTCCGCCCGGTGGTGGTGCATCTGTAGCGACAGGCTGGCACCCGGCTTTACCTCGATTTTTTTCACCTGCCAGCGCTCCCCTTCGGTGACGCCGTCGTAGTGGCCCCAGGGCCGGTAGATGCGGCGATGGGCCTTGCTTTCCGGTGCCCCGCTGCGCTCCAGCTGCCCGACGATCCCCTTGATCTCCTGGGCCCGATCGCGGTGGGCGACCAGCACCACGTCGTCGGTTTCGACCACCACCAGATCCTCCACGCCCAGGCCTACTACCAGCCGGTGTTCGCTGCGCAGGTAGCAGTTGCGGCTGCCTTCGCTGATTACCCGGCCCCGCAGCACGTTGCCCTCGCCGTCCTGGTCGGCGGTTTCCCAGAGGGCACTCCAGCTGCCCACATCACTCCAGCCGGCGGCCAGGGGCAGCACGGCACCGAGTTGGGTCTGCTCCATCACGGCCACGTCGATGGCGATGTTGGGGCAGTTGGCGAAGGCTTCCCGCTCCAGCCTTAAAAATTCCAGGTCCGCCGAATCGTTGGCGATGGCGGCCCGACAGGCGCCCACCACCTCGGGTACCAGGCGTTCCAGCTCCGCCAGGATGGTGCTGGCCTTAAACAGGAACATGCCGCTGTTCCAGGTGAAGCGACCGCTGGCCAAAAACTGCTCGGCCGTGGCGCGGTCGGGTTTTTCCACGAACCGGGCAATCGGTATGGGGGCCTGGTCGCCTGAGCCGGTCGGGAGG
Encoded proteins:
- a CDS encoding mannose-1-phosphate guanylyltransferase/mannose-6-phosphate isomerase codes for the protein MSTLVPVILCGGTGTRLWPLSRASYPKQYWPLAGAGDETLLQQTQLRLKGLAGLAPPLLICNEDHRFIVAEQMRQIDVEPAAILLEPIGRNTAPAVAVAALQATAWGEDPLLLILAADHVIRDAAQFRRTVAAGMAAAENGQLVTFGIVPTAPETGYGYIEATEPLPTGSGDQAPIPIARFVEKPDRATAEQFLASGRFTWNSGMFLFKASTILAELERLVPEVVGACRAAIANDSADLEFLRLEREAFANCPNIAIDVAVMEQTQLGAVLPLAAGWSDVGSWSALWETADQDGEGNVLRGRVISEGSRNCYLRSEHRLVVGLGVEDLVVVETDDVVLVAHRDRAQEIKGIVGQLERSGAPESKAHRRIYRPWGHYDGVTEGERWQVKKIEVKPGASLSLQMHHHRAEHWIVVKGTAVVEKDGSQELVGENQSTYIPLGCKHRLSNPGQIPVQLIEVQSGPYLGEDDIVRFEDRYGRTDPVPTPR